A stretch of the Chitiniphilus purpureus genome encodes the following:
- the astB gene encoding N-succinylarginine dihydrolase encodes MNACEANFDGLVGPTHHYGGHSFGNVASTGNAGQPANPREAARQGLAKMKTLADLGYRQGVLPPQERPAVWALRQLGFEGSDPQVLAAAAQAAPHLLSALSSAASMWTANAATVSAAADTADGRVHFTVANLHQKYHRSIEHEQTCRTLRAVFRDEARFAVHPALPAHPAFADEGAANHTRLTKAYGAPGVSMFVYGRRHWGPGPAPARYPARQTLEASMAVARRHGLNPPDTLFVQQSPQVIDAGVFHNDVIAVGNLDVLFCHEQAFVDQQAVYQAIDDRLGGGLRVIEVPAEAVSVDQAVQSYLFNSQLLDKGNGRMRLAVPGECRGVPAVWAYLQQLVQSGGPIDELLLFDLKQSMRNGGGPACLRLRVALSDSDVAVVHPRIWLTEERYAELDSWIMRHYRDRLTEGDLADPQLLLEVRTALDELTRMLGLGSIYPFQYGGTGL; translated from the coding sequence ATGAACGCATGCGAAGCGAATTTCGATGGCCTTGTCGGGCCGACCCATCATTACGGCGGGCATTCGTTCGGCAATGTCGCCTCCACCGGCAATGCCGGACAACCGGCCAACCCCCGCGAAGCGGCACGGCAGGGGCTGGCCAAGATGAAGACGCTGGCCGATCTGGGCTACCGGCAGGGTGTCCTGCCGCCGCAGGAGCGTCCGGCAGTATGGGCGCTGCGCCAGCTGGGTTTCGAGGGTAGCGATCCGCAGGTGCTCGCCGCCGCTGCACAGGCTGCGCCGCATCTGCTGAGCGCGCTGTCGTCCGCCGCCAGCATGTGGACCGCCAACGCCGCCACCGTCAGTGCCGCGGCGGACACGGCCGACGGCCGCGTCCACTTCACCGTGGCCAACCTGCACCAAAAGTACCACCGCAGCATCGAGCACGAGCAGACCTGCCGGACGCTGCGCGCCGTGTTCCGCGATGAGGCACGCTTTGCCGTGCATCCGGCGCTGCCCGCCCATCCGGCATTCGCTGACGAGGGGGCGGCCAACCACACCCGCCTCACCAAGGCCTACGGCGCCCCCGGCGTATCGATGTTCGTCTATGGCCGGCGACACTGGGGACCGGGGCCGGCACCTGCGCGCTATCCGGCACGGCAGACGCTGGAGGCGAGCATGGCGGTGGCGCGCCGGCATGGCCTGAATCCGCCGGATACCCTGTTTGTGCAGCAGTCGCCCCAGGTGATCGACGCCGGGGTGTTCCATAACGATGTGATCGCGGTGGGCAATCTGGACGTACTGTTCTGCCACGAGCAGGCGTTTGTCGACCAACAGGCGGTGTATCAGGCGATCGATGACCGGCTGGGCGGGGGGCTGCGGGTGATCGAAGTGCCCGCCGAGGCGGTCAGCGTGGACCAAGCAGTGCAAAGCTACCTTTTCAACAGCCAGCTGCTGGACAAGGGCAACGGCCGGATGCGGCTGGCAGTACCCGGAGAATGCCGGGGTGTGCCGGCGGTGTGGGCCTATCTGCAACAGCTTGTGCAATCGGGCGGGCCGATCGACGAGTTGTTGCTGTTCGATCTGAAGCAAAGCATGCGCAACGGCGGTGGACCTGCCTGTCTGCGCCTGAGGGTGGCGCTGAGCGACAGCGATGTGGCCGTGGTTCATCCCCGCATATGGCTGACCGAGGAGCGCTACGCCGAACTGGACAGCTGGATCATGCGCCATTATCGCGACCGTCTGACCGAGGGCGATCTGGCGGATCCGCAGCTGTTGCTGGAAGTGCGCACGGCCTTGGACGAACTCACGCGGATGCTGGGGCTGGGCAGCATCTATCCGTTCCAGTACGGTGGCACCGGGCTGTGA
- the astE gene encoding succinylglutamate desuccinylase, which translates to MNRISFLEQTLAGRTSIALPYCLPNGVHVQVMDEGVIRFEPRQSGPGTLDLVISCGVHGNETAPVELVDDLVDQLLAGRIKVRSRVLFIFGNVPALREGRRFVEDDMNRQFCRIPEASDGLEARRATMLEMQLMRFFARAVQEGRRRLHYDLHTAIHGSLIEKFAIYPLPPEGRTFDAAAIAPLAQAQIQAVLLQSARAPTFSYFSSQHCGATAFTIELGRAHPFGGNQDIDLQAVEAYLRALIEGETPRPQPDPAHLQVFRVAREIIKHSEAFRLAVDGETDNFTPLPQGMLLAEDGDRRWVVEEEHARIVFPNPDVMPGQRAGLIVVPTAL; encoded by the coding sequence ATGAACCGAATCTCCTTTCTTGAACAGACCCTGGCCGGCAGGACCTCGATCGCACTGCCGTACTGCCTCCCCAATGGTGTGCATGTACAGGTGATGGATGAGGGCGTGATCCGCTTCGAGCCGCGCCAGTCCGGGCCAGGCACGTTGGATCTGGTGATCTCATGCGGCGTGCACGGCAACGAGACGGCGCCGGTCGAGCTGGTGGACGATCTGGTGGACCAGTTGCTGGCGGGCCGCATCAAGGTACGCTCGCGGGTGCTGTTCATCTTCGGCAACGTTCCTGCACTGCGCGAGGGCCGACGCTTCGTCGAGGACGACATGAACCGGCAGTTCTGCCGCATCCCCGAGGCCAGCGACGGGCTGGAGGCGCGCCGCGCCACCATGCTGGAGATGCAGCTGATGCGCTTCTTTGCCCGTGCCGTGCAGGAGGGGCGGCGGCGACTGCACTACGACCTGCATACGGCCATCCATGGCAGTCTGATCGAAAAGTTCGCGATCTACCCGTTGCCGCCCGAAGGCCGGACCTTCGACGCCGCCGCAATCGCACCGCTTGCCCAGGCACAGATCCAGGCGGTGCTGCTGCAATCGGCGCGCGCGCCGACGTTCTCGTATTTTTCCAGCCAGCACTGCGGCGCCACAGCGTTCACGATCGAACTGGGCCGCGCGCATCCGTTCGGGGGCAACCAGGACATCGACCTGCAGGCGGTGGAGGCGTATCTACGTGCGCTGATCGAAGGCGAAACACCCCGGCCCCAGCCGGATCCCGCGCATTTGCAGGTGTTCCGCGTGGCACGCGAGATCATCAAGCACAGCGAGGCGTTCCGGCTGGCGGTCGACGGCGAGACCGACAATTTCACCCCGCTGCCGCAGGGCATGCTGCTGGCGGAGGACGGCGATCGTCGCTGGGTGGTGGAGGAGGAGCACGCGCGCATTGTCTTCCCCAATCCGGACGTGATGCCCGGTCAGCGCGCGGGTCTGATCGTAGTGCCGACGGCGCTGTGA
- a CDS encoding C40 family peptidase: protein MIICRRTAALLVALVLCLSWTAHADENPTAPPLGPWEQRLAEQRGLSAMPPGEESRKNWAAPAEDDGQAAAQGLLLQAMSLIGVKYRWGGNDPESGLDCSGFVRYVFQSALNIALPHNALAMSRLGANVERDDLRPGDLVFFNTLGRAFSHVGIYLGDDRFIHSPRAGRSVEVQNINLAYWKARWNGGRRVESGSVTGVNVAALLAAAGKPAQPKADAARECRKVSKGKGKRRKTVTVCDNASDHPTATAAKPKKKKKKKR from the coding sequence ATGATCATCTGTAGACGAACGGCTGCGCTGCTGGTCGCCCTCGTGCTTTGCCTGTCCTGGACCGCGCATGCCGACGAAAACCCGACCGCGCCGCCGCTGGGGCCGTGGGAGCAGCGGCTGGCCGAGCAGCGCGGCCTGTCCGCGATGCCGCCCGGCGAGGAAAGCAGGAAGAACTGGGCCGCCCCTGCCGAAGACGATGGCCAGGCCGCGGCACAGGGGCTCCTGCTGCAGGCGATGAGCCTGATCGGGGTGAAGTATCGCTGGGGCGGCAACGACCCCGAATCGGGGCTCGACTGCAGCGGGTTCGTGCGCTACGTGTTCCAGAGTGCGCTCAATATCGCGTTGCCGCACAATGCGCTGGCGATGAGCCGGCTCGGTGCCAATGTCGAACGGGACGACCTCAGGCCCGGTGATCTCGTGTTCTTCAATACGCTGGGCCGCGCGTTTTCGCACGTGGGGATCTACCTGGGCGACGATCGTTTCATCCATTCGCCGCGCGCCGGGCGCTCGGTCGAGGTCCAGAACATCAATCTGGCTTACTGGAAGGCGCGCTGGAATGGCGGGCGCCGTGTGGAAAGCGGCAGTGTGACCGGCGTCAACGTGGCCGCGCTGCTGGCCGCTGCCGGCAAACCGGCGCAACCCAAGGCGGACGCAGCACGCGAATGCCGCAAGGTGAGCAAGGGCAAAGGCAAGCGCCGCAAGACGGTCACCGTATGTGACAACGCATCGGACCATCCCACAGCCACTGCCGCCAAACCGAAAAAGAAGAAGAAAAAGAAGCGCTAG
- a CDS encoding ABC1 kinase family protein: protein MLKETFTVMRDLPRVREIISVLMRHGLGNLVQRLGLTRGLERGADLLNLPGNHEIQSLEAPVRVRRALEELGPTFIKLGQVLATRVDVFSAEWIYEFEKLQSEVPALPFPVILAELGTVLGGDPYAIFAKIDPEPCGSASIAQVHRAQLATGEEVVLKLRRPDIGPVIEADLRILHHIASLMEFEFPDARRYQPVKIVEEFAKSLRRELNLLIEARNLERFAQNFAGQSEIVIPTIQWAYTSERLNVQSWIGGLAGNEIAQLQAAGYDRQVLAARGADAVLKMVLIDGYFHADPHPGNVKYLPDNRIAFLDFGMVGRLPRPRRDQIVDLLAALAERSERGILNVLMEWTGETVVDEEQLAADIADFMFNYENLSLKDIQFGHLLNDVAVIMREHEITLPSDLTLLFKALITLEGLGRQLDPDFQMVRHLTPFVREVIVARYRPGSLLSAGKQNLLEAFDVLSGLPRDIGKLIKQARRGHMKVDLDLKRLDRFGAQLAKSANRLTLGIVTGALIIGSSIVMTVRGGPMLFGLPALGFIGFVIAFFNTLWLVFSIWVSGKEER from the coding sequence ATGCTCAAGGAAACCTTCACTGTGATGCGCGACCTGCCCAGGGTGCGCGAGATCATCTCGGTCCTGATGCGCCATGGCCTTGGCAATCTGGTGCAGCGGCTGGGCCTGACCCGTGGGTTGGAGCGCGGCGCGGATCTGCTGAACCTGCCGGGCAACCATGAAATCCAGAGTCTGGAAGCACCGGTCAGGGTGAGGCGCGCGCTTGAAGAGCTGGGGCCCACGTTCATCAAGCTTGGCCAAGTGCTTGCCACTCGGGTGGATGTATTCTCGGCCGAGTGGATCTATGAGTTCGAGAAGCTGCAAAGCGAGGTGCCGGCACTGCCTTTCCCGGTGATCCTGGCTGAACTCGGCACGGTATTGGGGGGCGATCCCTATGCGATCTTTGCCAAGATCGATCCGGAGCCCTGCGGCTCGGCCTCGATCGCGCAGGTGCATCGGGCGCAGCTGGCCACCGGCGAAGAGGTGGTGCTCAAGCTGCGCCGGCCGGATATCGGGCCGGTGATCGAAGCGGATCTGCGCATCCTGCATCACATCGCCAGCCTGATGGAGTTCGAGTTTCCCGATGCACGCCGCTACCAGCCGGTGAAGATCGTCGAGGAGTTCGCCAAGTCGTTGCGCCGCGAGCTCAATCTGTTGATCGAGGCACGCAATCTGGAACGCTTCGCCCAGAACTTCGCCGGGCAAAGCGAGATCGTGATCCCGACGATCCAATGGGCGTACACCAGTGAGCGCCTCAATGTGCAAAGCTGGATCGGCGGCCTTGCCGGCAACGAGATCGCGCAATTGCAGGCGGCCGGTTACGACAGGCAGGTGCTGGCTGCCCGCGGCGCGGACGCAGTGCTCAAGATGGTGCTGATCGACGGCTACTTCCATGCCGACCCGCATCCGGGCAACGTCAAGTACCTGCCGGACAACCGCATCGCCTTTCTTGACTTCGGCATGGTCGGACGCCTGCCGCGCCCGCGGCGCGACCAGATCGTCGATCTCCTGGCCGCACTGGCCGAGCGCAGCGAGCGCGGCATCCTCAACGTGTTGATGGAATGGACCGGCGAGACGGTGGTGGATGAGGAACAACTGGCCGCCGATATCGCCGATTTCATGTTCAACTACGAGAACCTGTCGCTCAAGGACATCCAGTTCGGCCACCTTCTGAACGACGTGGCGGTCATCATGCGTGAGCACGAGATCACGTTGCCCTCCGATCTGACGCTGCTGTTCAAGGCGCTGATCACGCTGGAAGGGCTCGGGCGCCAGCTCGATCCTGATTTCCAGATGGTGCGGCACCTCACCCCGTTCGTGCGCGAGGTGATCGTTGCCCGCTACCGGCCCGGATCGCTCTTGAGCGCCGGCAAGCAGAACCTGCTCGAAGCGTTCGACGTGCTGTCGGGGTTGCCGCGCGACATCGGCAAGCTCATCAAGCAGGCGCGCCGTGGCCACATGAAGGTGGATCTGGACCTGAAGCGGCTGGACCGTTTCGGCGCCCAGCTGGCCAAGAGCGCCAACCGGCTCACGCTCGGTATCGTCACCGGTGCGCTGATCATCGGTTCGAGCATCGTGATGACGGTCAGGGGCGGCCCCATGCTGTTCGGTCTGCCGGCGCTGGGCTTCATCGGTTTTGTGATCGCCTTCTTCAACACCCTGTGGCTGGTGTTCTCGATCTGGGTCTCGGGCAAGGAAGAGCGCTGA
- a CDS encoding SDR family NAD(P)-dependent oxidoreductase codes for MTEPRTILITGCSSGIGLHAAHALKQRGWRVLASARAADDVARLEAAGFEALVLDVADSASIDAAVDWLAERTGGRLDALFNNAGFGVPGAVEDLTRQAMRHQFETNVFGAMELTNRVLPWMHAQRHGRLLFNSSVLGFAAMPARGAYNASKFALEGFCDTLRLELAGSGIHVVLIEPGPIESRFRLNAAREFEQWVAPHQTGRHAMLYERMHARLAKAGPSSRFTLGPEATSAAVIAALSSTRPAARYRVTTPTRVFWYLKRLLPTRWLDALLRMAGA; via the coding sequence ATGACCGAACCACGCACCATCCTGATCACCGGCTGCTCCAGCGGCATCGGCCTGCATGCCGCCCATGCATTGAAACAGCGAGGCTGGCGCGTATTGGCGAGCGCGCGTGCCGCCGATGACGTCGCCCGTCTCGAAGCGGCCGGGTTCGAAGCATTGGTGCTGGACGTGGCCGACAGTGCGTCGATCGATGCCGCCGTCGATTGGCTGGCAGAACGAACCGGTGGGCGGCTGGACGCGCTGTTCAACAATGCCGGCTTCGGTGTGCCGGGTGCGGTCGAGGACCTGACGCGACAAGCCATGCGCCATCAGTTCGAGACCAACGTATTCGGCGCGATGGAGCTGACCAACCGGGTGTTGCCATGGATGCACGCCCAGCGGCATGGACGCCTGTTGTTCAACAGCTCGGTGCTGGGCTTTGCTGCGATGCCGGCCCGCGGTGCCTACAACGCCAGCAAGTTCGCGCTTGAAGGATTTTGTGACACCTTGCGGCTGGAGCTGGCCGGCAGCGGCATCCACGTGGTGCTGATCGAGCCGGGGCCCATCGAAAGCCGGTTCCGCCTCAACGCCGCGCGCGAGTTCGAACAATGGGTGGCACCGCACCAGACCGGGCGTCATGCCATGCTCTACGAACGCATGCACGCGCGGCTGGCCAAGGCCGGGCCCAGCAGCCGCTTCACCTTGGGCCCCGAAGCGACCAGCGCCGCAGTGATCGCGGCGCTTTCCAGCACACGGCCGGCAGCGCGCTACCGCGTGACCACGCCGACCCGCGTGTTCTGGTATCTGAAGCGGCTTCTGCCCACGCGCTGGCTGGATGCGCTGCTGCGCATGGCCGGTGCCTGA
- a CDS encoding DNA-deoxyinosine glycosylase, which translates to MHKQGLPPRVAQDNRVLILGSLPGDASLQAGEYYAHPRNAFWPVLSALLRQPLTTLPWPQRYATLASAGIGLWDVIDRAIRPGSLDQRLSAINTNTLAMLIGQLPQLRAVAFNGQTAARLGRPLIGDLPCLVLPSTSPAHTLPLADKIAAWSALSGYLDPA; encoded by the coding sequence ATGCACAAGCAGGGCCTGCCACCGCGCGTGGCGCAGGACAATCGCGTGTTGATCCTTGGCAGCCTGCCTGGCGATGCCTCGCTGCAAGCCGGCGAATACTACGCCCATCCACGCAATGCCTTCTGGCCGGTGCTGTCGGCACTGCTGCGGCAGCCGCTGACCACCCTGCCCTGGCCACAACGCTACGCAACGCTGGCCAGCGCGGGGATCGGGCTTTGGGATGTGATCGATCGGGCAATCCGGCCGGGCAGCCTGGATCAGCGGCTCAGCGCCATCAATACCAATACCCTCGCCATGCTGATCGGGCAGCTGCCGCAGCTGCGTGCCGTGGCCTTCAATGGCCAGACCGCCGCCCGGCTCGGCCGGCCGCTGATCGGCGACCTTCCCTGCCTCGTGCTGCCGTCGACCAGCCCGGCCCATACCCTGCCGCTGGCGGACAAGATCGCGGCCTGGTCCGCCCTGTCAGGCTATCTCGATCCCGCCTGA
- a CDS encoding methyl-accepting chemotaxis protein, giving the protein MDGLNRFHAWLEQTFLPTLARKFSFLYLFVLMPLILVLASYALEARVVDVARGLRLPAEATAQLAAAVSQFRQWGWAVVVLTAVLVSIQVTYLQYWISRPVRRFTRVFEVAASGEGDLSSDIPVITTDEIGELARTCNRFLAKQRDIIANVQTMTVCIALEAAKSMKNIRDSATSTQQQGTLAQKVVEASNATTEGINEVSVRTQSISSTTAQNLTMARDSYAELQEVTAHINGITVKIENFNTTVDGLNQRSASIKSIVDLIKEISGQTNLLALNAAIEAARAGEMGRGFAVVADEVRKLAEKVGVATDEISADIDSMLTQVAETLTETELITHDAKLTHKVVDKASHQFARMVGDFEHTSSALADIAQTMEAFTTANNMVNANVSEIHQISQAVNERMAKSAQSSQDLAQAAERVQEMMGRYTVGQGELDALIQRSSRFRDEVQQRLTAMLARGIDVFDQRYQPIAHTQPQKYRTNYGSEFERELQPLYDQLAKESPGGKFVLAVDTNGYGATHNSWYSRPPTGDNAVDLVNSRDKRIFNDPAGLRAAHIRQRFLLQTYLRDTGEIMTELDLPIEVDNRPWGALRLGFDASAILNHA; this is encoded by the coding sequence ATGGATGGCCTGAACCGCTTTCATGCATGGCTCGAGCAGACGTTTTTGCCCACGCTGGCCCGCAAGTTTTCCTTCCTCTATCTGTTTGTCCTGATGCCGCTGATCCTGGTGCTGGCAAGCTACGCGCTCGAGGCGCGGGTCGTCGATGTCGCCCGCGGGCTCAGGTTGCCGGCCGAAGCGACCGCCCAGCTTGCCGCTGCCGTATCGCAGTTCCGGCAGTGGGGCTGGGCGGTCGTGGTGCTGACTGCGGTGCTGGTCAGCATCCAGGTGACGTATCTTCAATACTGGATCAGCCGCCCGGTCAGGCGTTTCACCCGGGTGTTCGAGGTGGCCGCCAGTGGCGAAGGCGATCTGTCCAGTGACATCCCGGTCATCACCACCGACGAGATCGGAGAACTGGCGCGTACCTGCAACCGCTTTCTGGCCAAGCAGCGCGACATCATCGCCAATGTGCAGACGATGACGGTCTGCATCGCGCTGGAAGCCGCCAAGTCGATGAAGAATATCCGCGATTCGGCCACCTCCACGCAGCAGCAGGGAACGCTCGCACAGAAGGTGGTCGAGGCAAGCAACGCCACCACCGAGGGCATCAACGAGGTGTCGGTGCGCACCCAGAGCATTTCCAGCACCACGGCACAGAACCTGACCATGGCACGCGATTCGTATGCCGAACTGCAGGAAGTGACCGCCCACATCAACGGCATCACCGTCAAGATCGAGAACTTTAATACCACGGTGGACGGGCTCAACCAGCGCTCGGCCAGCATCAAGAGCATCGTCGATCTGATCAAGGAGATCTCGGGCCAGACCAATCTGCTGGCGCTCAATGCGGCAATTGAGGCCGCCCGCGCCGGGGAGATGGGGCGGGGCTTTGCCGTGGTGGCCGACGAGGTGCGCAAGCTGGCGGAGAAAGTCGGCGTAGCGACCGACGAGATCTCGGCGGATATCGACAGCATGCTCACCCAGGTGGCCGAGACCCTGACCGAAACCGAGCTGATCACGCACGACGCCAAGCTGACCCACAAGGTGGTGGACAAGGCATCGCACCAGTTCGCCCGGATGGTGGGCGACTTCGAACACACCAGCAGCGCGCTGGCCGATATCGCGCAGACCATGGAGGCCTTCACCACAGCCAACAACATGGTCAACGCCAACGTTTCCGAGATCCACCAGATATCGCAGGCGGTCAACGAACGCATGGCCAAATCCGCGCAGTCGTCGCAGGATCTTGCGCAGGCCGCCGAACGGGTCCAGGAGATGATGGGGCGCTACACGGTGGGCCAAGGCGAGCTGGATGCCCTCATCCAGCGCAGCAGCCGCTTCCGCGACGAAGTGCAGCAGCGGCTCACGGCGATGCTGGCGCGGGGTATCGATGTCTTCGACCAGCGCTACCAACCCATTGCGCATACCCAGCCGCAGAAGTATCGGACCAACTACGGCAGCGAATTCGAGCGCGAACTGCAGCCCCTTTACGATCAGTTGGCCAAGGAAAGCCCGGGCGGCAAGTTCGTGCTGGCAGTGGATACCAACGGCTACGGCGCCACGCACAACAGCTGGTACTCCAGGCCGCCGACCGGCGACAACGCGGTGGATCTGGTGAACAGTCGCGACAAGCGGATCTTCAACGACCCGGCCGGCCTGCGTGCCGCACATATCCGGCAGCGTTTCCTGCTGCAGACCTATCTGCGCGATACCGGCGAAATCATGACCGAACTCGATCTGCCGATCGAAGTGGACAACCGCCCCTGGGGGGCGTTGCGGCTGGGGTTCGATGCCAGCGCCATCCTGAACCATGCCTAG
- a CDS encoding thioesterase family protein has protein sequence MQRIKLPPPTRIQSRTTLTVRASDLNYGNHLANDAMLRLLQEARLDWLDHHGLDELGNAHRPGIMLCDVTVCFTGEAFLHERLIIDVGAEAHSRTAIELRYAVREHASGRPIATARTTCVFFDYHNRKVTPMPQSLSRALDQQAQCCAAQPIPEQVDQEQE, from the coding sequence ATGCAACGAATCAAACTGCCCCCGCCGACCCGGATCCAGTCACGTACCACGCTCACGGTACGTGCCAGCGATCTGAACTATGGCAATCATCTGGCCAACGACGCGATGCTCCGCCTGTTGCAGGAGGCGCGCCTCGATTGGCTGGACCACCATGGACTCGACGAATTGGGCAACGCGCACCGGCCCGGCATCATGCTGTGCGACGTGACCGTGTGCTTTACCGGTGAGGCGTTTCTGCACGAGCGGCTGATCATTGATGTGGGGGCCGAGGCGCACTCCCGCACAGCAATCGAGTTGCGTTACGCCGTACGTGAGCACGCCAGCGGCCGGCCTATTGCCACAGCGCGAACCACCTGCGTATTTTTCGATTACCATAATCGCAAGGTGACGCCCATGCCACAATCGCTGTCCAGGGCGCTCGATCAGCAGGCACAATGCTGCGCTGCACAACCCATTCCAGAACAAGTCGATCAGGAACAAGAATGA
- a CDS encoding universal stress protein: protein MYQRILVPVDDSETSAAAVREATRFACEQHAAIRLIHVIDLAQFAWSANEFLDVPQLQESLRSSGTRLLERYAAGLRESGLAAEQQLLEAWGGNLAQAIVDDAGKWGADLIAMGTHGFGGLTHLLLGSVAEGVMRATPVPVLLVRTPAHAK, encoded by the coding sequence ATGTACCAACGTATCCTCGTACCGGTAGACGATAGCGAAACCAGTGCCGCCGCCGTACGCGAAGCCACCCGGTTCGCTTGCGAGCAGCACGCCGCGATCCGGCTGATCCATGTGATCGATCTGGCCCAGTTTGCGTGGAGTGCCAACGAGTTCCTCGATGTGCCGCAACTGCAGGAATCGCTGCGCAGCTCGGGTACCAGGTTGCTCGAACGCTACGCCGCCGGATTGCGTGAGTCAGGCCTGGCGGCTGAACAGCAGCTGCTCGAGGCATGGGGTGGCAACCTGGCGCAGGCCATCGTCGACGATGCCGGCAAATGGGGCGCCGATCTCATCGCAATGGGTACGCATGGCTTTGGCGGGCTCACCCATCTGCTGCTGGGCAGCGTGGCCGAAGGTGTCATGCGTGCGACGCCTGTGCCGGTACTGCTGGTCAGAACGCCTGCACATGCCAAATAG
- a CDS encoding radical SAM protein gives MPNRTLLRVDDHARDVAGYTYVYPVVSRRAGGVSVGINLNPNNACNWRCVYCQVPDLTRGGPPSIDLAQLEHELDAMLHALVHGDFMQTRVPEGARRLNDIAFSGNGEPTMSPDFPDALATVEAVLRQHALLGRIKVVLITNGSQLYRERVQAALPAMRAMNGEVWFKLDRAPADGFSVVNQVQLNREAVARHLALCAARCPTWLQTCMFMQDGQLPDEATLQAYLDFIGEQRARGVTLQGVLLYGLARPSMQPEAPQLASAPSEWMQALAERITALGLPVRLSA, from the coding sequence ATGCCAAATAGGACCCTGCTGCGTGTGGACGACCACGCGCGCGACGTGGCCGGGTATACCTATGTCTATCCGGTGGTTTCACGGCGTGCCGGCGGCGTTTCGGTCGGCATCAACCTCAACCCCAACAATGCGTGCAACTGGCGTTGCGTCTATTGCCAAGTGCCGGATCTGACCCGCGGCGGGCCGCCGTCGATCGATCTTGCGCAGCTTGAGCATGAGCTTGACGCCATGCTGCACGCCCTGGTCCATGGCGATTTCATGCAGACCCGCGTGCCTGAAGGTGCACGGCGTTTGAACGATATCGCATTTTCAGGCAATGGCGAGCCGACCATGAGCCCGGACTTTCCCGATGCATTGGCCACGGTGGAAGCGGTGCTGCGGCAGCATGCGCTCCTCGGCCGGATCAAGGTGGTGTTGATCACCAATGGCAGCCAGCTCTACCGCGAACGGGTACAGGCGGCCTTGCCGGCAATGCGTGCCATGAACGGCGAAGTATGGTTCAAGCTGGATCGGGCACCTGCTGACGGTTTCTCAGTGGTCAATCAAGTGCAATTGAACCGGGAGGCCGTAGCCCGGCATCTGGCACTATGCGCGGCGCGGTGCCCGACTTGGCTGCAGACCTGCATGTTCATGCAGGATGGGCAACTGCCGGACGAAGCAACGCTGCAGGCCTATCTTGATTTCATAGGTGAGCAGCGTGCGCGCGGGGTGACGCTGCAAGGGGTGCTGCTTTATGGACTGGCACGACCTTCAATGCAGCCGGAAGCCCCGCAACTGGCCAGTGCGCCGAGCGAATGGATGCAGGCACTGGCCGAACGCATCACTGCGCTCGGCCTGCCGGTCAGGCTGAGTGCCTAG
- a CDS encoding helix-turn-helix domain-containing protein yields the protein MSEETLNPREIRRRLGLNQQQFWGRIGVTQSGGSRYESGRTMPKPVRELLRVVHVEQIDLADLSREDMRVLEYLRKHKPELYETLKAAAREQSQSSEKRSLGGGAYAR from the coding sequence ATGTCTGAAGAAACCCTCAATCCTCGTGAAATACGCCGTCGGCTGGGCCTGAACCAACAACAGTTCTGGGGTCGCATCGGCGTCACCCAAAGCGGCGGGTCCCGCTACGAAAGTGGCCGCACCATGCCCAAGCCCGTGCGTGAGTTGTTGCGCGTGGTCCATGTGGAGCAGATCGACCTGGCCGACCTGAGCCGCGAAGACATGCGGGTGCTGGAGTATCTGCGCAAGCACAAGCCTGAGCTGTATGAGACCCTCAAGGCTGCCGCGCGTGAACAGAGCCAGTCCAGCGAGAAACGCTCGCTCGGTGGCGGTGCCTACGCGCGCTGA